In Paenibacillus hexagrammi, the following are encoded in one genomic region:
- a CDS encoding sugar phosphate nucleotidyltransferase: MKAVIMAGGKGTRLRPLTCHLPKPMVPLTGKPCMQYTVELLKQYGIHDIAVTMQYLPEVIRSYFGDGSEFGVNMRYFDEDSPLGTAGSVKNAQKFLDETFIVISGDALTDFNLERALSFHQKQNSLATLVLTRVTHPLEYGIVMTDEQGKVNRFLEKPSWSEVFSDTVNTGIYILEPEVLDRIPDAQEYDFSGQLFPALLEAQEPMYGYISEGYWSDIGNLQQYRQTQFDMLEGKVNVQLNAKQIMPGVYVEEHARISPNVQIKGPAYIGSNSFLEDEVELGAYCVIGRNNRISKGTSLSHSILWDHNHVAERSELSGSTLTSGIVCKEDSSLGDGSVIGSHVTIGAGSTIKPHVKIWPGKKLRERTQLNTSFIWGDHASKSLYKTYGVSGSPNIELTPEVTARFATAYGATVAAGKTLTVSCSPHEFSRLLKRIVTASLQSVGTHVIDLGDCFPPAASFAIRQLGTAGGIHITYTEEGKAACCLECMDGMGLPISKAWERKVENSFWQEDYGRAASGQIGSYQAESGWIETYTRSLAQEISYERTNRQPLRVVVESSPWMQQFAIPYFEQLGVEAIHVTKTNIQEPFAKFVQLSEASLGIRLHDDGRGMQLVTEQGDAVSRDVQIVFLYLSYLHSRPGSTIGAPVSAPHLLESLAEGLGARIVRTKELARAVLEATKESNMHPLFDSFFALGLVLLHLERTGTSFSELLSLLPSFYLHRERIDCPWDHKGQVMRTMMERTKKERADLVDGIKFYHGDQWVLLLPLADDPAFQVIAQSTDPMTAQTLVQAYKTEILNIIQ, translated from the coding sequence ATGAAAGCTGTGATTATGGCAGGCGGCAAAGGGACGAGACTTCGTCCCTTAACTTGTCACCTTCCTAAGCCAATGGTGCCCCTGACAGGAAAGCCTTGTATGCAGTATACCGTAGAGCTTCTTAAGCAATACGGCATCCATGACATTGCCGTTACGATGCAGTATTTGCCTGAGGTCATCCGCAGCTATTTTGGAGACGGCAGTGAATTCGGTGTAAACATGCGTTATTTTGACGAAGATTCTCCTCTAGGAACGGCAGGCAGCGTGAAAAATGCGCAGAAATTTCTGGATGAGACCTTCATTGTCATCAGCGGCGATGCCTTGACCGATTTCAACCTGGAGCGTGCACTATCGTTCCATCAAAAGCAAAACTCACTCGCCACATTAGTGCTAACACGCGTCACACACCCATTGGAATACGGAATTGTGATGACGGATGAACAGGGAAAGGTTAACCGATTTCTAGAAAAACCGAGTTGGAGTGAAGTATTCAGCGACACGGTGAATACCGGCATTTATATCCTGGAGCCGGAGGTACTGGACCGTATCCCTGATGCTCAAGAATATGATTTTAGCGGACAGCTCTTCCCTGCCCTCCTTGAAGCTCAAGAGCCTATGTATGGGTATATCAGCGAGGGTTACTGGTCCGATATCGGCAATTTACAGCAGTACCGCCAGACTCAGTTCGATATGCTGGAAGGCAAAGTAAACGTTCAATTAAACGCTAAACAAATCATGCCTGGTGTGTATGTGGAAGAGCACGCGAGAATCAGCCCAAACGTACAGATTAAGGGTCCCGCATATATTGGATCGAATAGCTTTCTGGAAGATGAAGTCGAGCTGGGAGCTTATTGTGTTATAGGAAGAAACAATCGTATATCCAAAGGGACATCCCTCTCACATAGTATTCTGTGGGATCATAATCACGTAGCCGAGCGCAGTGAGCTGTCAGGCTCCACCTTGACAAGTGGGATCGTATGCAAAGAGGATTCATCCCTTGGTGATGGTTCCGTCATCGGAAGCCATGTCACCATTGGCGCCGGAAGCACCATCAAACCGCACGTGAAGATTTGGCCGGGCAAGAAGCTCCGGGAACGCACGCAGTTGAACACTTCGTTCATTTGGGGAGATCATGCCTCCAAATCCTTGTACAAAACCTACGGAGTGAGCGGTTCGCCTAATATTGAGCTTACGCCCGAGGTAACGGCTAGATTTGCCACCGCCTACGGAGCCACTGTTGCTGCTGGTAAAACGCTAACTGTGAGCTGCTCTCCACACGAATTTAGCCGTTTACTCAAGCGGATCGTCACAGCTAGCTTACAATCCGTGGGGACACACGTCATCGATCTAGGGGACTGCTTCCCTCCTGCTGCTAGCTTTGCCATTCGTCAGCTTGGAACAGCCGGCGGCATCCATATTACATACACGGAAGAAGGCAAAGCGGCCTGTTGTCTGGAATGTATGGACGGAATGGGCCTCCCCATCTCCAAAGCATGGGAACGCAAAGTGGAAAACAGCTTCTGGCAGGAAGATTACGGAAGAGCTGCTTCCGGCCAAATAGGTAGTTACCAGGCAGAGAGCGGTTGGATTGAAACATATACCCGCTCGCTTGCCCAAGAGATCTCCTACGAACGTACGAATCGTCAACCCCTTCGTGTGGTCGTGGAGAGCAGCCCTTGGATGCAGCAATTCGCCATTCCCTACTTTGAACAGCTCGGAGTGGAAGCCATCCATGTCACCAAGACAAATATTCAAGAGCCCTTCGCTAAATTCGTCCAGCTGTCTGAAGCCAGCCTTGGCATTCGGCTTCATGACGACGGCCGAGGCATGCAGCTGGTTACGGAGCAGGGAGATGCGGTCAGCAGAGACGTGCAAATCGTCTTTTTGTATTTGAGCTACCTCCACAGCCGCCCGGGCTCCACGATTGGGGCCCCTGTCAGCGCTCCCCATCTCCTGGAAAGTCTCGCTGAGGGACTCGGAGCCCGCATTGTCCGGACGAAAGAATTAGCTAGAGCCGTGCTGGAAGCGACAAAAGAATCGAATATGCATCCACTGTTTGATTCATTCTTTGCTCTGGGACTTGTGCTGCTGCACTTGGAGAGAACCGGAACTTCGTTCAGTGAACTGCTCTCCCTCCTGCCAAGCTTTTATTTACACCGGGAGCGAATCGATTGCCCCTGGGATCATAAGGGACAAGTGATGAGAACGATGATGGAGCGTACCAAAAAAGAACGCGCCGACTTGGTGGACGGCATCAAATTTTACCATGGGGACCAGTGGGTGCTTTTGCTCCCTCTTGCCGATGATCCTGCCTTCCAAGTCATTGCCCAATCGACGGACCCTATGACCGCTCAGACACTTGTTCAAGCCTACAAAACGGAAATACTAAATATCATTCAATAA
- a CDS encoding KTSC domain-containing protein gives MIPIVSKQIAYVQYDDQASQMIVQYHTGLQASFADVKQDDYQTIASSTNSYDSLMRLTRSRYAQAQPSAVE, from the coding sequence ATGATCCCTATTGTATCTAAACAGATCGCTTATGTGCAGTACGATGATCAGGCTTCCCAAATGATTGTCCAATACCATACCGGCTTACAGGCGTCTTTCGCTGATGTCAAGCAGGACGATTATCAAACAATCGCATCTTCCACGAACAGCTACGACTCCTTAATGAGGCTTACGCGTTCCCGGTACGCACAGGCACAGCCGAGCGCAGTAGAGTAA
- a CDS encoding 1,4-alpha-glucan branching protein domain-containing protein, with product MSSWGRGGCAEVWLQPRSQWVHPRLHEAEDVLIRVASLHRDPSLLHDWQKRALNQAARELMLAQSSDWTFMIDAQTVTEYAANRITRHLEHVHDLIRRFEQASSALLPEPAKQASIHSLADLVTRLEKAAPIFPEADYTNYSSSPNSKWRPELWSTHNPLSDEPAGLRILMLAWEFPPRVIGGLARAVCDLSRQLAASGHRVHVITCQAEDAPAYAVDELVHVHRVPILQSIQAVPFLDWVFQMNLAFAECVQNLVQGGFDFDIIHAHDWLVYYAARESKEVLSKPLVATIHATEYGRSQGQLESNTQLRIHELERKLTQTADLVIVCSQYMKEEVQYVFELPESKVVPISNGVRANPLFKQQHKPTKAQLQEALSHTSEPDRILCFLGRLVYEKGVHVLIDAMKLLLKRYPQVKLIIAGDGPVLDTLRSQSVRWGDRICFTGFLDEQDKACLLSKAELCIFPSLYEPFGLVALEAMSSGTPLVVSSVGGLAEIVEHGFDGFTVPPEMSMP from the coding sequence GTGTCGAGCTGGGGCCGCGGCGGCTGCGCGGAAGTCTGGCTCCAGCCGCGGAGCCAGTGGGTGCACCCTCGGCTGCATGAGGCCGAGGATGTCTTGATCCGGGTCGCGAGCCTGCACCGCGACCCCTCGCTTCTGCACGACTGGCAGAAGCGTGCTTTAAACCAAGCTGCGCGTGAGTTGATGCTCGCGCAGAGCAGCGACTGGACGTTTATGATAGACGCCCAGACCGTCACTGAATATGCAGCGAATCGTATTACGCGCCATCTGGAGCATGTTCATGATTTGATCCGCCGTTTCGAGCAAGCTTCGTCTGCGCTCCTGCCGGAACCGGCTAAGCAAGCGTCCATCCATTCGCTCGCTGATCTTGTGACTCGCCTCGAGAAAGCCGCTCCCATATTCCCGGAGGCGGACTATACCAACTACTCTTCATCGCCTAATTCAAAATGGCGGCCTGAGCTTTGGAGTACACACAACCCTTTATCGGATGAACCAGCAGGCTTGCGAATCCTCATGCTCGCTTGGGAATTTCCACCAAGGGTAATCGGAGGCCTGGCAAGAGCCGTCTGCGATTTATCCAGACAGCTGGCTGCCTCCGGACATCGCGTTCATGTCATCACTTGCCAAGCCGAGGATGCTCCTGCCTATGCGGTTGACGAGCTCGTACATGTGCACCGTGTTCCCATCCTACAATCCATTCAAGCTGTCCCCTTCCTGGACTGGGTATTTCAGATGAACCTGGCCTTTGCCGAGTGCGTTCAGAATTTAGTTCAGGGGGGCTTTGATTTCGATATCATTCATGCTCATGACTGGCTCGTTTATTACGCCGCAAGAGAGAGTAAAGAAGTGTTGTCTAAACCGCTTGTTGCTACCATCCATGCAACTGAATACGGGCGCAGTCAAGGACAATTAGAATCAAATACTCAGCTTCGGATTCATGAGCTCGAACGAAAGCTGACACAAACCGCCGATCTCGTGATTGTTTGCAGTCAATATATGAAAGAAGAAGTTCAGTATGTTTTTGAACTGCCGGAAAGCAAGGTAGTCCCTATCTCCAACGGCGTACGTGCGAACCCGCTATTCAAGCAGCAGCATAAGCCCACAAAGGCTCAGCTGCAAGAAGCGCTTTCTCACACATCCGAGCCTGACCGGATCCTCTGTTTTCTGGGAAGGCTTGTATACGAAAAAGGCGTCCACGTACTCATCGATGCGATGAAGCTCCTCCTCAAAAGATATCCGCAAGTGAAGCTGATTATCGCAGGAGACGGGCCTGTGCTTGATACGCTTCGAAGCCAATCGGTCCGCTGGGGAGACCGCATTTGCTTCACAGGATTTCTGGACGAACAGGATAAAGCATGCTTACTGTCAAAAGCAGAGCTTTGTATTTTTCCAAGCCTCTATGAGCCTTTCGGTTTGGTTGCCCTAGAGGCTATGTCAAGCGGCACACCGCTTGTCGTATCATCTGTTGGCGGGCTGGCAGAAATTGTTGAGCACGGTTTCGACGGTTTTACGGTCCCCCCGGAGATGTCCATGCCTTAG
- a CDS encoding glycoside hydrolase family 15 protein — translation MPRHLVIGNGKFLINLDQHSYMRDLYYPFVGQLNHIGGYQCRVGIWVDGEFAWLNAPEWQFQLGYVEDSLVTKVTATHPGLGITLLMNDGVHQREDIYLKRIQVSNHRNTVREVRMFFNQDLLINETEVGDTAAYYPASNTVFHYKKDRYFMFNGSTGTEGIFQYSTGVKRFYNAEGTWRDAEDGHLMGNAIAQGSVDSTISFRLFVPPESHQTLYYWMSAAKDLEEVKKLDAYVKDSHPGKLLDRVTIYWQRWANKAERDYGDLPQEVIRLFKQSLLIVRTQTDVNGAIIAANDSDIMQSNRDHYSYMWPRDGALIAYAMSMAGYQGMVIPFFNFCANVLSPEGYLHHKYNPDGTVGSSWHPYIHSGRMQLPIQEDETALVLFALWQDFQKHGSLEFAQSLYRTLIRRSARFMSTYIDQELNLPKPSYDLWEERYGIYTFTASAVYGGLIAASNFSNLFGDEERSNRYKHTAEKIKSGILKHLWDEEEGRFVRGLYLEDGQWVKDMTLESSVYGIFEFGVLPADDERVASTMRANKEGLTIKTEVGGSARYHHDYYFQRSTDIDNVPGNPWIICTLWIAEWEIESAKTLEDLEAPRRTLEWVVKHSMESGVLPEQLDPFSGDPVSVAPLTWSHATYVLAVVKYLNKYKQLAKQ, via the coding sequence TTGCCTAGACATCTGGTCATCGGAAACGGAAAATTTCTTATTAACCTCGATCAACATTCTTACATGCGGGATTTGTATTATCCTTTCGTCGGCCAGCTCAACCACATTGGCGGCTACCAATGCCGAGTGGGCATATGGGTCGATGGCGAGTTTGCCTGGCTGAACGCCCCGGAATGGCAATTCCAATTAGGCTATGTGGAAGACTCTCTGGTCACAAAGGTCACGGCCACTCACCCCGGTCTTGGAATCACCCTGCTCATGAATGATGGTGTTCACCAGCGTGAGGACATCTATCTGAAGCGGATTCAGGTCAGCAACCATCGTAATACCGTACGTGAGGTTCGCATGTTCTTCAATCAGGACTTGCTCATCAACGAGACTGAAGTCGGAGATACTGCCGCCTACTATCCGGCATCCAACACGGTCTTTCATTATAAAAAAGATAGATATTTCATGTTCAACGGCAGCACGGGCACCGAGGGCATTTTTCAATACTCCACAGGCGTCAAGCGTTTCTATAATGCGGAAGGAACTTGGCGAGATGCGGAAGACGGTCACTTGATGGGCAACGCGATCGCACAGGGCTCCGTGGACAGCACGATCAGCTTCCGTTTGTTTGTTCCGCCTGAGTCCCATCAAACGTTGTACTACTGGATGTCAGCTGCAAAAGACCTGGAAGAGGTCAAGAAGCTCGACGCTTATGTAAAAGACAGTCATCCAGGCAAGCTCCTTGACCGGGTTACGATTTATTGGCAGCGCTGGGCGAACAAAGCAGAGCGTGATTATGGCGATTTGCCTCAAGAAGTTATTCGTTTGTTTAAGCAAAGCTTACTGATTGTCCGTACGCAAACGGATGTGAACGGCGCCATTATTGCAGCTAACGATTCGGACATCATGCAGAGCAATCGCGACCATTACAGCTATATGTGGCCAAGGGATGGTGCATTAATCGCTTATGCCATGTCGATGGCCGGATATCAAGGTATGGTCATACCGTTCTTTAATTTTTGCGCCAATGTACTCTCGCCTGAAGGTTATCTGCATCACAAGTACAATCCTGACGGAACGGTTGGCTCCAGTTGGCACCCCTACATCCATTCCGGACGTATGCAGCTGCCGATACAGGAAGATGAGACCGCACTGGTACTGTTCGCACTGTGGCAGGATTTCCAAAAGCATGGAAGTCTAGAATTTGCCCAATCGCTTTACCGTACGCTAATTCGCAGATCTGCGCGTTTCATGTCCACTTACATCGATCAAGAGCTGAATCTTCCGAAACCAAGCTATGATTTGTGGGAGGAGCGTTACGGCATTTATACCTTCACAGCTTCGGCTGTGTATGGAGGACTCATCGCTGCATCCAACTTCAGCAATCTGTTCGGTGACGAAGAGCGAAGCAACCGATATAAACATACGGCTGAAAAAATCAAATCAGGCATTTTAAAACACTTATGGGACGAAGAAGAAGGACGGTTCGTACGAGGTTTGTATTTAGAAGACGGACAATGGGTTAAGGATATGACACTGGAGAGCTCGGTATATGGAATCTTCGAGTTCGGCGTACTCCCTGCCGATGACGAACGTGTCGCTTCCACCATGAGAGCGAATAAGGAAGGCTTGACGATCAAAACAGAGGTTGGCGGTTCCGCCCGTTATCATCATGATTATTACTTCCAACGATCTACCGATATTGACAATGTGCCGGGCAACCCTTGGATCATCTGTACCCTTTGGATTGCTGAGTGGGAAATTGAATCAGCCAAAACACTCGAAGATTTAGAAGCGCCTCGTCGTACGCTAGAATGGGTGGTAAAGCACTCCATGGAAAGCGGTGTGCTTCCTGAGCAATTAGATCCGTTCTCTGGGGATCCTGTCTCGGTGGCTCCGCTCACTTGGTCTCACGCAACCTACGTGCTTGCTGTCGTCAAATATTTGAATAAATACAAGCAGCTTGCGAAGCAATAA
- a CDS encoding glycoside hydrolase family 57 protein has protein sequence MRRHLVRLSELADREVLRVWGDPNFTPPAAMYQVRYKRLLQFYSRIEGDLIAKLRSLRDAGCIELITCTATHAFLPLIKNTAALRAQLETAVTEFRRYFGSSPAGIWLPECGYTPALEPHLQELGLRYFVVDAHAHACARLSAGAGMRASSGSDEEPGTDANANACAALRAGTGSSSDDEPGTDANADACAALRAGTGMRASSSSDDEPGTDANADACAALRAGTGMRASSSSDDGAGATGSVGPLLTGKPLRTPGGACAFARDSEASAQVWSAEIGYPSDGDYRDYYRDIGYDLGSEGGAEWDYIKPYVLPDGKRIHTGFKYYRVTGPGVPGDAKAPYRPDAAALKAQQHAEHFIAARAEQLRRLAAQSGGAEAPVIVCPYDAELFGHWWHEGPQWLEAVLRGLAATRSRTTGVVVETTTLGSYAAAYPADHRSGASGVELGPRRLRGSLAPAAEPVGAPSAA, from the coding sequence ATGAGAAGACATCTAGTTCGGCTTAGCGAGCTTGCGGACCGGGAAGTCCTGCGAGTCTGGGGAGATCCTAATTTCACTCCCCCTGCTGCCATGTACCAAGTACGGTATAAAAGACTGCTGCAGTTCTATTCCCGCATAGAAGGGGATCTCATTGCCAAGCTGCGCAGTCTGCGGGACGCCGGGTGCATCGAGTTAATTACCTGTACGGCAACGCATGCATTCCTCCCTTTGATCAAAAACACTGCCGCCCTTCGCGCACAGCTCGAAACCGCGGTCACGGAATTCCGGCGGTACTTCGGCTCGTCCCCGGCAGGCATCTGGCTGCCAGAATGCGGCTACACGCCTGCTCTGGAGCCCCACCTGCAGGAGCTAGGGCTTCGCTATTTTGTCGTCGACGCCCATGCGCATGCATGTGCTCGTTTAAGTGCAGGGGCGGGCATGAGGGCGAGCTCTGGCTCGGATGAAGAGCCGGGGACTGACGCGAATGCAAATGCATGTGCCGCTCTGCGAGCAGGTACGGGCTCTAGCTCGGATGACGAGCCGGGGACTGACGCGAATGCAGATGCATGTGCCGCTCTGCGAGCAGGTACGGGCATGAGGGCGAGCTCTAGCTCGGATGACGAGCCGGGGACTGACGCGAATGCAGATGCATGTGCCGCTCTGCGAGCAGGTACGGGCATGAGGGCGAGCTCTAGCTCGGATGACGGAGCCGGGGCTACGGGAAGTGTCGGCCCTCTACTCACCGGCAAGCCTCTGCGTACGCCAGGAGGCGCCTGCGCGTTCGCCCGGGACTCGGAAGCAAGCGCCCAGGTATGGAGCGCCGAAATCGGATACCCGAGCGATGGCGACTATCGCGATTACTACCGCGATATCGGCTATGACCTCGGCTCGGAAGGAGGCGCTGAGTGGGATTACATCAAGCCCTATGTGCTGCCGGACGGCAAGCGGATCCATACGGGCTTCAAATATTATCGCGTCACCGGTCCCGGGGTCCCGGGTGACGCCAAAGCGCCCTACCGCCCGGACGCTGCCGCCCTCAAAGCTCAGCAGCATGCTGAGCATTTCATCGCGGCCCGGGCGGAGCAGCTGCGCCGCCTCGCCGCGCAAAGCGGCGGCGCCGAGGCGCCCGTCATCGTGTGCCCCTACGATGCCGAGCTGTTCGGCCACTGGTGGCATGAAGGCCCCCAGTGGCTCGAAGCCGTGCTGCGCGGCCTCGCGGCGACGCGCAGCCGCACTACTGGCGTAGTTGTAGAAACAACTACGCTTGGCAGCTACGCTGCCGCGTACCCTGCCGACCACCGAAGCGGAGCTTCCGGTGTCGAGCTGGGGCCGCGGCGGCTGCGCGGAAGTCTGGCTCCAGCCGCGGAGCCAGTGGGTGCACCCTCGGCTGCATGA
- a CDS encoding DUF4912 domain-containing protein codes for MRRIQISDWTLHPCFSNVDTLQLLIQTPYTLFAYWSVTDRKTRMIEEHFGMDWHSLQPSLRIYDITGMAFDGSQAHALWQLPLPESHSCFMDGFEPGRSYIADLGIVNLDEQFLPLLRSNCVNMPETLEAPKTTVAAEDRKQRRLALVSHQVSLILPQDYERFSAYSVYPVREADTDSNSGGDNE; via the coding sequence GTGAGACGGATACAAATTTCTGATTGGACTCTTCATCCCTGCTTTTCAAACGTAGATACACTCCAACTGCTCATCCAAACTCCGTACACCCTGTTTGCCTATTGGTCGGTCACAGACAGGAAAACCAGAATGATTGAGGAGCATTTTGGTATGGATTGGCATTCGCTTCAGCCAAGTCTGAGGATCTATGACATAACAGGCATGGCTTTTGACGGCAGCCAGGCTCACGCCCTTTGGCAGCTCCCTTTGCCTGAAAGCCACTCTTGCTTTATGGATGGATTCGAACCTGGTCGAAGCTACATCGCTGATCTAGGTATTGTGAATCTTGACGAGCAATTCCTCCCGCTTCTACGCTCTAACTGTGTGAACATGCCCGAAACACTGGAAGCACCAAAGACGACGGTTGCAGCAGAAGATCGAAAACAGAGACGACTCGCCCTTGTATCCCATCAAGTGTCACTCATTCTGCCGCAAGACTATGAACGATTTTCAGCATATTCCGTCTACCCGGTCAGGGAAGCGGATACAGATTCGAATTCCGGAGGCGACAACGAATGA